One part of the Oncorhynchus clarkii lewisi isolate Uvic-CL-2024 chromosome 7, UVic_Ocla_1.0, whole genome shotgun sequence genome encodes these proteins:
- the LOC139413768 gene encoding helicase ARIP4-like, which translates to MSEESISGSDLDPSVNSEEEDLEEEEIDDEGDNDGDDEDDAVERPESGHGSTEMETQGGRDSPSATSPSEEPTSGPPSQPASRPSSQPNSRPASRSKPPSGDGSQPPSRPESPSQDNSSVDKKPASRPSSQPNSRPASRSQPPSRPESPSQDIPPAGKKKKPRASKASKSRAPSSGPESPSQDKTSVGKKKKPGASKASKSQAPSSGPESPSQNKPSVGKKKKPRVSKSKDPKPAKTSKPAHMRKNIRKLLKEHQMEAVTKAAQQEELERLRRLEQQRKDYTAPPVTDCPPPESVLRPGEEECQGQGSLEAAFLARQDVICLDSSDSSEEEEKQEDVKPPAIPIIRLAIRPAVRPAIRDDVIELSSGDDDALQISSESANEDEDEGVGGTAESSGAHINDSLNQPDAQGRVLVNINHPAEEEDLFLAPQLARAVKPHQVGGIRFLYDNLVESLERYKGSSGFGCILAHSMGLGKTLQVISFIDILLRHTGAHTVLAIVPVNTLQNWLAEFNLWLPTQEALPPDSDPAIVTGRTFRVHILNDEHKTTVARAKVVEDWSRDGGVLLMGYEMYRLLSLKKSFVTGRKRKSKKPQGPVIIDLDEEERQQELMKGMEKALARPGPDVVICDEGHRIKNCHASTSQALKNIRSRRRVVLTGYPLQNNLIEYWCMVDFVRPDFLGTRQEFSNMFERPILNGQCVDSTPQDARVMRYRSHVLHSLLEGFVQRRGHDVLRDQLPSKEEHVIMVRLSPLQRALYTEFMNRFREAGNSGWLGLNPLKAFCVCCKIWNHPDVLYETLQKENLANEQDLDLDDITAASNPRCPGASLKAKVSDSANSRINVALPPLNPIQERANQVITYEWAKDIMNNYQTGVLENSAKMLLLFHLIDESVSRGDKILVFSQSLSTLTVIEGFLSRRPLPAGRVSPDNQGQNQTWVRNINYYRLDGSTSASEREKLINQFNDPENTSTWVFLLSTRAGCLGVNLIGANRVVVFDASWNPCHDAQAVCRVYRYGQKKRCHIYRLVCDFTLEKKIYDRQVSKQGMSDRVVDDLNPVLTFTRKEVESLLHFAEEEPDPAKAPLQSHEEMETVISQACQIYPHLITKEPFHHESLLVDRKESKLTKAEKRAAKKSYEDEKRASVPYSRPSYAHYYPTSDQTLTNIPAFNQRNWRPIARGDEKPMASVRPVQSTPIPMMPRMAGMGMAGSSSGVSFPVNYLQKAGVYVQRIVTTTDIVIPGANSTTDVQARIGAGESIHVIKGSKGTYIRTNDGRIFAIRSGKLSRAVQGGSATNRGSQASLLHAIGNGCLSPMERQRLSPDSASRPSTPESPEILRELSRYAVNVDTVAMGNELPSPSDMVTGDGEGGSRTQQYSQNTESDLSRQLREDIGMSISEALRCSKRKMAAAAGGHKQAGGKRSSSATGFPGLSLGSGGLSFPPLNQALLGGHMSHPMLMGGSSSSPFLQSAGQTLGDLQTMFPSAGADLLSHASSATGNNGHLPSSSTSSLSSTSFSSTINTMPMSSASTSTSSSTLPPFLMNPSVTGLLSPGFPLNYSQSLLPEPTMYPNTLGGGPASTGGSSNFLSHYPSSPSSLLGAALSQPDSHHLATENGGSSSDDDVIEVTGQ; encoded by the exons ATGTCTGAAGAATCGATCTCAGGAAGTGACCTGGACCCCAGcgttaacagtgaagaggaggatctggaagaggaggagattgatgatgagggtgacaacgatggggatgatgaagatgatgcaGTCG AGCGGCCAGAGAGTGGCCATGGCAGTACAGAGATGGAGacccagggagggagggactccCCCTCAGCTACCTCACCCTCGGAAGAGCCTACCTCTGGGCCCCCGTCTCAGCCTGCCTCCAGGCCTTCCTCCCAGCCCAACTCGAGACCTGCGTCTCGCTCCAAGCCCCCGTCTGGCGATggctcccagcccccatcccgTCCTGAGAGCCCCAGTCAGGACAACTCCTCTGTGGACAAAAAGCCCGCCTCCAGGCCTTCCTCTCAGCCCAACTCGAGACCTGCGTCTCGCTCCCAGCCCCCGTCCCGTCCTGAGAGCCCCAGCCAGGACATCCCCCCTGCGGGCAAAAAGAAAAAACCAAGGGCCTCCAAGGCTTCAAAGTCCCGGGCCCCTTCGTCTGGTCCTGAGAGCCCCAGCCAGGACAAGACCTCTGTGGGCAAAAAGAAGAAACCAGGGGCCTCCAAGGCTTCAAAGTCCCAAGCCCCTTCGTCTGGTCCTGAGAGCCCCAGCCAGAACAAGCCCTCTGTGGGCAAAAAGAAGAAACCGAGGGTCTCCAAGTCTAAGGACCCTAAGCCTGCTAAGACCTCTAAACCAGCACACATGAGGAAGAACATCAG GAAGCTGCTAAAGGAGCACCAGATGGAAGCAGTAACCAAGGCAGCCCAGCAGGAGGAGTTAGAGAGGCTGAGGCGTCTGGAGCAGCAGAGGAAGGACTATACAGCACCACCTGTCACAGATTGTCCTCCCCCAG aATCGGTGTTGAGGCCTGGGGAGGAGGAGTGTCAAGGTCAGGGGTCGTTAGAGGCTGCTTTCCTAGCCAGGCAGGACGTCATCTGCCTGGACAGCAGTGACagtagtgaggaggaggagaagcaggaGGATGTCAAGCCACCAGCTATCCCCATTATCAGACTGGCTATCAGACCTGCTGTCAGACCTGCTATCAGAGACG ACGTGATCGAGCTGAGCTCTGGGGACGACGACGCCCTGCAGATCAGCAGTGAGTCGGCCAATGAGGACGAGGACGAAGGTGTGGGGGGCACGGCGGAGAGCAGCGGCGCGCATATCAACGACTCGCTCAACCAACCAGATGCCCAGGGGAGGGTCCTAGTTAATATCAACCACCCCGCAGAGGAAGAAGACCTGTTCCTCGCCCCACAGCTGGCCCGGGCCGTCAAACCTCACCAG gttGGTGGGATCCGGTTCCTCTATGATAACCTGGTGGAGTCTCTGGAGCGCTATAAGGGCAGCAGCGGGTTTGGCTGTATCCTGGCCCACAGCATGGGTCTGGGCAAGACCCTGCAGGTCATCTCCTTTATAGACATCCTGCTCAGACACACCGGGGCCCACACCGTACTGGCCATCGTCCCT gtGAACACCCTTCAGAACTGGCTGGCGGAGTTTAACCTATGGCTTCCCACCCAAGAGGCCCTTCCCCCTGATAGTGACCCTGCCATCGTCACAGGACGCACCTTCAGAGTCCACATCCTCAATGACGAGCACAA AACCACGGTGGCTCGGGCTAAGGTAGTGGAGGACTGGTCCAGGGATGGAGGTGTCCTCCTGATGGGGTATGAGATGTACCGCCTGCTGTCCCTGAAGAAGAGCTTTGTGACAGGCAGGAAGAGGAAGTCCAAGAAGCCCCAGGGACCCGTCATCATCGACCTGGACGAAGAGGAGAGGCAGCAGGAGCTCATGAAAG gTATGGAGAAGGCCCTTGCCAGGCCCGGTCCAGACGTGGTGATCTGTGATGAGGGCCACCGCATTAAGAACTGCCATGCCAGCACCTCGCAGGCCCTGAAGAACATCCGCTCCAGGCGACGTGTGGTCCTCACAGGATACCCCCTGCAGAACAACCTGATAGAGTACTGGTGCATGGTGGACTTTGTCAGGCCTGATTTCCTGGGCACCAGGCAGGAGTTCAGTAACATGTTCGAGAGGCCCATTCTGAACGGGCAGTGTGTGGACAGCACGCCGCAGGATGCCAGGGTGATGAGATATCGAAGTCACGTCCTCCATAGTCTGCTGGAGGGCTTCGTCCAGAG GCGAGGCCACGACGTACTGCGGGACCAGCTCCCCTCCAAGGAAGAGCATGTGATCATGGTGCGCCTGTCACCCCTGCAGAGGGCACTTTACACTGAGTTTATGAACCGCTTCAGAGAGGCAGGCAACAGCGGCTGGCTGGGCCTTAACCCACTCAAGGCCTTCTGCGTCTGCTGCAAG ATCTGGAACCACCCTGACGTGCTGTACGAGACCCTTCAGAAGGAGAACCTAGCCAACGAGCAGGACCTAGACCTGGATGACATCACGGCGGCCTCCAACCCTCGCTGCCCCGGCGCCAGCCTGAAGGCCAAAGTTTCCGACTCAGCCAACAGCCGGATCAACGTCGCCCTGCCCCCACTCAACCCCATCCAGGAGAGAGCCAATCAAGTCATCACCTACGAATGG GCCAAGGACATCATGAACAACTACCAGACTGGGGTTCTGGAGAACTCTGCCAAGATGCTGCTGCTCTTCCACCTGATTGACGAGAGTGTGAGCAGAGGAGACAAGATCCTGGTCTTCAG TCAGAGCTTGTCCACCCTGACGGTCATTGAAGGCTTCCTGTCCAGACGGCCGTTGCCAGCAGGCCGAGTCTCCCCTGACAACCAGGGCCAGAACCAGACCTGGGTCCGCAACATCAACTACTACA GGTTGGATGGGAGTACGTCtgcctccgagagagagaaactcatcaACCAGTTCAACGACCCAGAGAACACCTCCACATGGGTCTTCCTCTTGTCAACAAG GGCGGGCTGCTTGGGAGTGAACCTAATCGGGGCCAACCGGGTGGTGGTATTTGACGCGTCATGGAACCCGTGTCACGATGCCCAGGCGGTGTGTCGGGTGTACCGCTACGGCCAGAAGAAGCGCTGCCACATCTACCGCCTGGTCTGTGACTTCACCCTGGAGAAGAAGATCTACGACCGGCAGGTCTCCAAGCAGGGCATGTctg ACCGCGTGGTGGACGACCTGAACCCAGTACTGACTTTCACCCGCAAGGAGGTGGAGTCGCTGCTGCACTTTGCAGAGGAGGAGCCTGACCCGGCCAAAGCCCCTCTGCAATCTCACGAAGAGATGGAGACGGTCATCAGCCAAGCCTGTCAGATCTACCCCCACCTCATCACTaag GAACCCTTCCATCATGAGTCTCTGCTTGTAGACCGGAAGGAGTCCAAGCTTACTAAAGCAGAGAAGAGAGCTGCTAAGAAGAGCTATGAGGATGAGAAGCGTGCCTCTGTGCCCTATTCTCGCCCCTCCTACGCCCACTACTACCCAACCAGCGACCAGACACTCACCAACATCCCAGCCTTCAACCAGCGCAACTG GCGTCCCATAGCTCGGGGTGATGAGAAGCCCATGGCCAGCGTCCGGCCCGTCCAGTCCACCCCCATCCCTATGATGCCTCGCATGGCGGGCATGGGCATGGCCGGCTCCAGCTCCGGGGTCAGCTTCCCGGTCAACTACTTGCAGAAGGCCGGTGTTTATGTCCAGAGGATCGTCACTACCACTG ATATAGTGATCCCTGGAGCCAACAGCACCACGGATGTCCAGGCACGTATCGGTGCAGGAGAGAGCATCCATGTGATCAAAGGGTCAAAAG GTACCTACATCAGGACCAATGACGGGAGGATTTTTGCTATCCGCTCAGGGAAGCTCAGCAGAGCAGTGCAGGGAGGATCTGCTACTAACAGAg GTTCCCAGGCTTCCCTGCTCCACGCCATCGGTAACGGCTGTTTGTCTCCCATGGAGCGCCAGCGGCTGAGCCCCGACAGCGCATCGCGTCCCTCTACCCCCGAGAGCCCTGAGATTCTCAGAGAGCTCAGCCGCTACGCCGTCAACGTGGATACCGTCGCCATGGGCAATGAGCTGCCGTCGCCGTCGGACATGGTTacaggggatggagagggagggagcagaacGCAGCAGTACAGTCAGAACACGGAGTCGGACCTCAGCCGGCAGCTCAGAGAGGACATCGGAATGAGCATCAGCGAGGCTCTGCGATGCTCCAAACGCAAGATGGCCGCAGCAGCGGGTGGACACAAGCAGGCGGGGGGCAAACGCAGCTCATCTGCAACCGGGTTCCCGGGTCTCTCCCTGGGTAGTGGAGGGCTCAGCTTCCCCCCCCTGAACCAGGCCCTGCTGGGGGGACACATGAGCCACCCGATGCTAATGGGAGGCAGCTCCTCGTCCCCGTTCCTCCAGTCAGCAGGACAGACTCTGGGAGACCTGCAGACCATGTTCCCCTCGGCAGGGGCGGATCTCCTCAGCCATGCCTCCTCAGCCACAGGAAACAATGGACACCTCCcctcatcctccacctcctccttgtcctccacctctttctcctccaccatTAACACCATGCCCATGTCCTCGGCCTCAacatccacctcctcctccacccttcctcccttcctgaTGAACCCCAGCGTGACTGGTCTGCTGTCCCCAGGCTTCCCTCTGAACTACAGTCAGTCCCTCCTGCCTGAGCCCACGATGTACCCCAACACCCTGGGAGGAGGCCCGGCCAGCACTGGAGGAAGCTCCAACTTTCTCTCCCActacccctcttccccctccagcCTCCTGGGTGCAGCGCTCAGCCAGCCTGACTCCCACCATCTAGCCACGGAGAACGGTGGCAGCAGCTCGGACGATGATGTCATTGAGGTGACAGGACAATGA